A segment of the Puniceicoccaceae bacterium genome:
ACATGTCGTCGAAAAACGTGAGGTGGACGCACAAGATCTGGCTGAGCGAGCAACTGCGCGGGTTGCGCAGGGGCGAAGGAGGCAGGTGAGCTTCCGGCGGATCGGGTGATGCTTCGGGTGGTGGGTTGGGGCTCCGGTGAAAGAGCTGCGCTTTCACGGGGCGAGAGACAGCGTGGGCGGATGACTTCAGTCGTCCGCCAGGGGTTCGAATACCCGCAGATCCACGAACCCAACCCCGCCTTTCCGCACGACTGAAGTCATGCGGCCACCGAAGAAAGGATGCGCGGGGTTGCAGAGTTGACTTTGGCGGTTGATTGGACGTGATGAGGGTTTATGTCGTTACAACTGCAGGTTTTTGAGAACGCCAAGGTGACAGCCAAGGCAAACGTGTATTTTGATGGGAAGGTGGTTTCCCATACGATCGTGCTGGAGGATGGGAGTCGCAAGACGCTTGGATTGATCTACCCGGGCAGCTACCACTTTGGCACGCAGGCTGCGGAACGCATGGAAATGGTGGCAGGTGCGGCGACCGTGACCCTGGATGGCAGCACGGAGGCCCGCGTTTTTTCTGCGGGAACGGTATTTGACGTGTCGGCCAACAGCGGATTCACCATCGCAGTGGAATCCGGCATTGCAGAGTACATCTGCTCCTTTCTTGAAGCGTAATCGCCGAATCAGGGTAGCGGTTGGTGGGGATCAGGGCAATTGGAGCACCCGCTTTCCCTGGGTCACAACTGCCTCCAGCTCCGTGACGGTGCCGTCGGCTCCTGATACCCGCACGAGGTAGGTGC
Coding sequences within it:
- a CDS encoding pyrimidine/purine nucleoside phosphorylase, translating into MSLQLQVFENAKVTAKANVYFDGKVVSHTIVLEDGSRKTLGLIYPGSYHFGTQAAERMEMVAGAATVTLDGSTEARVFSAGTVFDVSANSGFTIAVESGIAEYICSFLEA